CTGCTCAGCGAAGGCCGCCATCATCGTCTGTTTGATCACCTTGGAGCCCACCCGCTGAAACATGAGGAGGTCGACGGCGTGGCCTTCGCCCTCTGGGCCCCCAACGCGGAACGGGTCAGCGTGGTCGGTGACTTCAATTTCTGGGACGGCCGCCGGCATCCGCTGCGCTCCCTGGGCGTTTCCGGAGTCTGGGAAATTTTCCTGCCGGAGCTGGCTTCCGGCAGCCTTTACAAATTTGAAATTCTGACCAAAAACGGCGACTTACGTCTGAAAACCGATCCGCTGGCCTTTGCCATGGAGCTGCGCCCCCAAAACGCGGCCCGGATCTTTGATCAAAGACGGTATCTCTGGCAGGATCGGGAATGGGAGAAACAGCGCGAACGGCTCCAGAGACCCGACGCCCCGCTGGCAATCTACGAAGTTCATCCGGGCTCCTGGAAAAGGTGTCCGGAAGAAGGAGAGCGCTGGCTCAGCTATCGGGAACTGGCGCCGCCGCTGGTGGCCCATGTCAAGGACCTGGGCTTTACCCACATCGAGCTGCTGCCGGTCAGCGAGTATCCCTTCGACGGTTCCTGGGGTTATCAGGTCAGCGGTTATTACGCCCCGACCAGCCGTTACGGCGACCCCGATGATTTCAAATTCTTTGTCGACTACTGTCACCAGCACGAGATCGGCGTCATTCTCGACTGGGTGCCGGCTCATTTTCCCAAGGATGATTTCAGCCTGCGCCTCTTTGACGGCACCGCCCTCTACGAACACGCCGATCCACGTCAGGGAGAACACCCGGACTGGGGCACCCTGATCTTTAATTTCGGCCGCCCCGAAGTCGCCAATTTTCTTCTGGCCAATGCCTTCTTCTGGCTGGGATACTATCATATCGACGGTCTGCGCGTGGATGCGGTGGCTTCCATGCTCTATCTTGACTACAGCCGTAAGGAAGGTGAATGGTTGCCCAATATCTACGGCGGCCGGGAAAATCTTGAGGCCATCGCCTTTCTAAAGGATCTCAACCGCGAGCTGCAGAAACTTTATCCCGACCGCCTGATCATCGCCGAGGAATCGACCAGCTGGCCGGGCGTCAGCCAGTCGACGGAACTCGGCGGCCTCGGTTTCAACTATAAATGGAACATGGGCTGGATGAACGATACCCTTGAGTTTTTCACCATAGACCCGATTTATCGCAGCTATCATCATAACCAGATCACCTTTTCAATCATCTACGCCTTCAGTGAACATTTCCTGCTGCCCTTTTCCCATGACGAAGTGGTTCACGGCAAGGGCTCGCTGCTGGCCCGCATGCCGGGCGATCCCTGGCAGAAATTTGCCAACCTGAGACTGCTGTTAAGCTATCAGTTCACTCATCCCGGCAAGAAACTGCTGTTCATGGGTACCGAGCTGGCTCCGGAACGCGAATGGAATTTCAATGCCAGTCTGGACTGGCACCTGTTGGCAGAAGACCCCGAACGCCGTAAATTCTTTATCTTCTGCCGCGACCTGATTCAGTTCTATCGTCGGGAATCCACCCTGTGGCAGAGGGACAACGGCGATCAGGGCTTTGCCTGGATCAATTGCCATGATCACAAAAATTCGGTGCTGGTCTATCAGCGGCGCAATGCCGCCGATGAATCGCTGATCTGCATTCTCAACCTGACCCCGCAGGTCCATCATCATTACCAACTGGGCCTGCCCCGAACCGGAACCTACCGGGAACTAT
This region of Pseudomonadota bacterium genomic DNA includes:
- the glgB gene encoding 1,4-alpha-glucan branching protein GlgB, whose protein sequence is MTFSDRRALLYNTNSTEIKRLVEGRHHDPHAILGRHPIDQNSWVVRAWHPEATEIDFLADQQTTAPRPMQRLDPAGLFALVVAAEQAEAYHFRCRFADGSSWEYLDPYRFTPSLGELDLYLLSEGRHHRLFDHLGAHPLKHEEVDGVAFALWAPNAERVSVVGDFNFWDGRRHPLRSLGVSGVWEIFLPELASGSLYKFEILTKNGDLRLKTDPLAFAMELRPQNAARIFDQRRYLWQDREWEKQRERLQRPDAPLAIYEVHPGSWKRCPEEGERWLSYRELAPPLVAHVKDLGFTHIELLPVSEYPFDGSWGYQVSGYYAPTSRYGDPDDFKFFVDYCHQHEIGVILDWVPAHFPKDDFSLRLFDGTALYEHADPRQGEHPDWGTLIFNFGRPEVANFLLANAFFWLGYYHIDGLRVDAVASMLYLDYSRKEGEWLPNIYGGRENLEAIAFLKDLNRELQKLYPDRLIIAEESTSWPGVSQSTELGGLGFNYKWNMGWMNDTLEFFTIDPIYRSYHHNQITFSIIYAFSEHFLLPFSHDEVVHGKGSLLARMPGDPWQKFANLRLLLSYQFTHPGKKLLFMGTELAPEREWNFNASLDWHLLAEDPERRKFFIFCRDLIQFYRRESTLWQRDNGDQGFAWINCHDHKNSVLVYQRRNAADESLICILNLTPQVHHHYQLGLPRTGTYRELFNSDAAIYGGSNQGNAGIILATNKPWHGCPASAAITIPPLGALLLKAET